The proteins below are encoded in one region of Ereboglobus luteus:
- a CDS encoding AMP-binding protein: MNIARHLTIMAKARPDAVAVKVPRGRVHDAAGEKIDYLTLTFTDLHAEVGAWEANLVKRGVREGDRVLVMVRQGLPLIAAVFALFRMGAVPVIIDPGMGMRSFLRCVAHSRPRVLLGIPVARFLSRVCRRAFRSVEIRVPASSSPLARMNAQNPESKIQNNTEVSNNGLAAILFTSGSTGAPKGVCYKHEMFEAQVRSIRDTYEIEPGEGDLSMLPVFALFSPALGMTTIVPEIDPSRPATLDPSKIVRAIQQENVNNSFGSPTLWNKIADYCIANNITLPSMKRVLCAGAPVPAALWEKARKILPNGKLHSPYGATECLPVSNVNGDEILEAARESRPCSGACVGRATPEIQIKIIAISDAPIAALADARELPPGEIGEIIVTGPAVTREYDDLPPPPPRQK; this comes from the coding sequence ATGAACATCGCGCGGCACCTCACCATCATGGCGAAGGCGCGGCCGGACGCGGTTGCGGTAAAAGTGCCGCGCGGACGCGTTCACGATGCCGCCGGCGAGAAAATAGATTATCTCACGCTTACGTTTACCGATCTCCATGCCGAGGTCGGCGCGTGGGAGGCCAACCTCGTCAAACGCGGCGTGCGCGAGGGCGATCGCGTGCTAGTGATGGTGCGCCAGGGGCTGCCGCTCATCGCGGCGGTGTTCGCGCTTTTCAGAATGGGCGCGGTGCCCGTGATCATTGACCCGGGCATGGGCATGAGAAGTTTTTTGCGTTGCGTCGCGCACTCGCGCCCGCGCGTGCTGCTCGGCATTCCGGTCGCGCGATTTCTCAGCCGCGTGTGTCGTCGCGCGTTTCGCTCCGTCGAAATACGGGTGCCCGCAAGCAGTTCTCCGCTCGCGCGGATGAACGCCCAAAATCCAGAATCTAAAATCCAGAATAACACGGAGGTTTCCAACAACGGCCTCGCCGCGATTCTCTTCACCTCCGGTTCCACCGGCGCGCCAAAGGGCGTCTGCTACAAACACGAAATGTTTGAGGCGCAGGTGCGCTCGATTCGCGACACCTACGAAATCGAGCCCGGCGAGGGCGACTTGTCGATGCTGCCGGTCTTCGCGCTTTTTTCCCCCGCGCTCGGCATGACGACCATCGTGCCCGAGATCGACCCGAGCCGCCCCGCGACGCTTGATCCCTCAAAAATCGTGCGCGCCATCCAGCAGGAAAATGTGAACAATTCCTTCGGCTCGCCGACGCTCTGGAACAAAATCGCCGACTACTGCATTGCGAACAACATCACGCTCCCGAGCATGAAACGCGTGCTCTGCGCCGGTGCCCCCGTGCCCGCCGCGCTTTGGGAAAAGGCGCGAAAAATTCTCCCAAACGGAAAACTCCACAGCCCCTACGGAGCGACCGAGTGCCTGCCCGTGAGCAACGTCAACGGCGACGAAATACTCGAGGCGGCGCGGGAGTCCCGCCCGTGTTCCGGCGCTTGCGTGGGCCGCGCCACGCCGGAAATCCAAATCAAAATAATCGCCATCAGCGACGCGCCCATTGCCGCGCTCGCCGACGCGCGCGAGCTCCCGCCCGGCGAGATCGGCGAGATCATTGTCACCGGCCCCGCGGTTACGCGCGAGTATGACGACCTCCCCCCGCCACCGCCGCGGCAAAAATAA
- a CDS encoding NAD-dependent epimerase/dehydratase family protein, whose amino-acid sequence MPSSDSAIQPLSHSAHSFPVLVTGGTGFLGRHIVGRLLAQGRPVTVLARRVADDLVARGARFIAASLDDAGALRDACAGVHTVFHVAAKVGVWGRYDDFYRANVIGTRTLLASAREHGVRCFVHTSTPSVVYNGLDLAGADESLPLTTRCPSAYPLTKAIAEREVLAANSPGLRTVALRPHLIWGNDDPHLIPRVLAQARGGRLRIVGDGRNRVDMVHVENATDAHLLAETNIGQCAGRAYFITNNEPVVLWEWINNLLVSLGERPVGKRISLRAASAIGACCEAAWRVLPLRGEPPMTRFVASELAKDHWFNATASYRDIGYSPRVSMAGGTAALIESLKAK is encoded by the coding sequence ATGCCTTCTTCCGATTCAGCTATTCAACCACTCAGCCATTCAGCCCATTCTTTCCCCGTGCTTGTCACGGGCGGCACGGGGTTTCTCGGGCGGCACATTGTCGGGCGCCTTCTCGCGCAGGGGCGTCCGGTCACCGTGCTGGCGCGACGGGTTGCGGACGATCTTGTGGCGCGCGGCGCGCGCTTTATCGCCGCATCGCTTGACGACGCCGGCGCGCTTCGCGACGCGTGCGCGGGCGTTCACACGGTTTTTCATGTCGCCGCCAAGGTTGGCGTGTGGGGGCGCTACGATGATTTTTATCGCGCCAACGTGATCGGCACGCGCACGCTGCTGGCGAGCGCGCGCGAGCACGGCGTGCGTTGTTTTGTGCACACGAGCACGCCGAGCGTGGTTTACAACGGCCTCGACCTCGCCGGCGCCGACGAATCGCTGCCGCTTACCACGCGCTGCCCAAGCGCGTATCCGCTCACCAAGGCAATCGCCGAGCGCGAGGTGCTGGCGGCGAATTCGCCCGGGCTGAGAACCGTCGCGTTGCGTCCGCATTTGATTTGGGGCAACGACGACCCGCATCTCATCCCGCGCGTGCTCGCGCAGGCGCGCGGCGGACGCCTCCGCATCGTTGGCGACGGGCGCAATCGTGTGGACATGGTGCATGTTGAAAACGCAACCGACGCGCACCTGCTCGCCGAAACCAATATCGGGCAATGCGCGGGCCGCGCCTATTTCATTACCAACAACGAGCCCGTCGTGCTTTGGGAGTGGATCAATAACCTGCTCGTTTCGCTCGGCGAACGTCCGGTTGGGAAACGCATTTCGTTGAGAGCCGCGTCCGCCATTGGCGCGTGTTGCGAGGCCGCGTGGCGCGTGCTGCCGTTGCGCGGCGAGCCGCCCATGACGCGCTTTGTGGCCTCGGAGCTCGCCAAGGACCACTGGTTCAACGCAACCGCGTCGTATCGGGATATTGGATACTCACCGCGCGTCAGCATGGCCGGGGGAACGGCGGCGCTCATCGAAAGTTTGAAGGCGAAATGA
- the folP gene encoding dihydropteroate synthase yields MKAATHPHKLQWRSPHGRALPDGERTLIMGILNVTPDSFSDGGKFIGAQAALERAGAMLAGGADVIDIGGESTRPGHAPVSEAAEIDRILPVIEAVRGAFPEAAISVDTYKAGVARAAVRGGADIINDVWGGRFEGENMARAAADLRCPIILMHNRPASDYTDFWPDVIADLRASIDTMLGAGVEAGQIWTDPGFGFAKNVAQNLEVLKHLSCIVDLGHPVLLATSRKSTIGSVLKKRIPTEREDGTAATLVWGVQQGARMVRVHDVARMRPFVEMADAIRAGAEWTEVEKS; encoded by the coding sequence ATGAAGGCCGCGACTCATCCTCATAAGCTCCAATGGCGAAGCCCTCACGGCCGCGCGCTGCCGGACGGCGAGCGCACGCTCATCATGGGGATTCTCAACGTGACGCCCGACTCGTTTTCCGACGGTGGAAAATTCATCGGCGCGCAGGCGGCGCTTGAGCGCGCGGGCGCGATGCTCGCGGGGGGCGCGGATGTGATCGACATCGGCGGCGAGTCCACGCGCCCCGGCCACGCGCCCGTGAGCGAGGCGGCGGAAATTGATCGCATTCTTCCCGTAATTGAGGCGGTGCGCGGTGCGTTTCCCGAGGCGGCGATTTCCGTGGACACCTACAAGGCGGGTGTCGCGCGCGCGGCGGTGCGCGGCGGCGCCGACATTATCAACGATGTTTGGGGCGGGCGTTTCGAGGGCGAAAACATGGCGCGGGCGGCCGCCGATCTTCGCTGTCCGATCATCCTGATGCACAACCGGCCCGCGTCCGATTACACGGATTTTTGGCCCGACGTGATTGCCGATTTGCGAGCTTCGATCGACACCATGCTCGGGGCGGGAGTTGAGGCGGGGCAGATATGGACTGATCCGGGTTTTGGTTTTGCAAAGAATGTCGCGCAGAACCTTGAAGTGCTGAAACACCTTTCTTGCATCGTTGACCTTGGGCATCCGGTGTTGCTCGCCACGTCGCGCAAATCGACAATCGGCAGTGTATTGAAAAAACGGATACCAACCGAGCGCGAGGACGGCACGGCGGCGACACTCGTGTGGGGCGTCCAGCAGGGCGCGCGCATGGTGCGCGTGCACGATGTGGCGCGCATGCGCCCCTTCGTTGAGATGGCCGACGCGATCCGCGCGGGCGCGGAATGGACGGAGGTTGAAAAATCATGA
- the folB gene encoding dihydroneopterin aldolase — protein MSTDSITLSRMRFHSCHGALPEEKTRPQPWEVTVTLELPLDEAGRTDDLEKTIDYRRIHEAARAVMEGPPVNLVETLACRIAEDLLRAFAQVRAVSVDVTKLKPPVDFDFDGLKARVRRERK, from the coding sequence ATGAGCACCGATTCCATCACACTTTCCCGAATGCGTTTTCACTCGTGCCACGGCGCGCTGCCGGAGGAAAAAACACGGCCGCAACCATGGGAGGTGACCGTCACGCTCGAACTGCCGCTCGACGAGGCCGGACGCACGGACGACCTGGAAAAAACTATCGACTACCGGCGCATCCACGAGGCCGCGCGCGCGGTGATGGAGGGGCCGCCGGTCAATCTTGTCGAGACGCTTGCCTGCCGCATTGCGGAGGATTTGTTGCGCGCGTTTGCGCAAGTGCGCGCCGTGAGTGTTGACGTGACCAAGTTAAAGCCACCGGTGGATTTTGATTTCGACGGACTGAAAGCGCGGGTGCGCAGGGAGCGCAAATGA
- the folK gene encoding 2-amino-4-hydroxy-6-hydroxymethyldihydropteridine diphosphokinase — MSGCVAYISAGSNLGDREATLRGALRALGDAADVRVDAVSVIYETDPVGGVEQPAYLNLAARLGVGRSVSPEALLGEMQRIEHAFGRRRENEVRWGPRTLDLDLLLFGDVERASETLALPHPRMWERAFVLIPLREVAEVGLLGKLDQLSMTDPSVRLFSVNTRGWGGAGGR, encoded by the coding sequence ATGAGCGGTTGTGTCGCCTACATCAGCGCGGGTTCGAATCTAGGTGATCGCGAGGCGACACTGCGTGGCGCGTTGCGCGCGCTTGGCGATGCGGCTGATGTGCGTGTCGATGCGGTGTCGGTGATTTATGAAACCGATCCGGTTGGCGGCGTGGAACAGCCTGCGTATTTGAATCTGGCGGCGAGGCTGGGTGTTGGGCGGTCCGTTTCACCCGAGGCGTTGCTCGGTGAAATGCAGCGGATTGAGCACGCGTTTGGGCGGCGGCGTGAAAACGAAGTGCGCTGGGGGCCGCGCACGCTCGACCTGGATTTGCTTTTGTTTGGCGACGTAGAGCGCGCGTCGGAAACGCTCGCGCTGCCTCATCCGCGCATGTGGGAGCGCGCGTTTGTTTTGATTCCGTTGCGCGAGGTGGCGGAGGTAGGCTTGCTCGGAAAACTGGATCAGCTTTCAATGACTGATCCGTCGGTGAGGTTGTTTTCCGTCAATACCCGCGGGTGGGGCGGAGCTGGCGGGCGCTGA
- a CDS encoding quinone-dependent dihydroorotate dehydrogenase, translating to MDYFYERVLRPIFFKLDCELAHNLGAFGMTALGWMPPVCRVMERCGRLPAAARPIEAFGLKFPNAVGLAAGFDKHATAWPAAAALGFGHIEIGTITALAQPGNPKPRAFRYPSEEAVINRMGFNNEGAETVAKRLAKMPKRGKRRIPLGINIGKSKVTPLEKAVEDYLTSFSLLADHADYLVLNVSSPNTPDLRKLQDEQRLSELLAALDAANRDRASQKDAAGNAKTRVPLLLKIAPDLTYPQIDAVLEQLEANHFDGIIATNTTLARPGYFENIDQTGGLSGKPLTKKSTEIIRYISRATNGRLPIIGVGGIHTSGDAGEKLDAGATLVQIYTGMIYRGPFFARELARELSARQLRPTRGY from the coding sequence ATGGATTATTTTTATGAACGCGTCCTGCGCCCGATCTTCTTCAAGCTCGACTGCGAGCTCGCGCACAACCTCGGCGCTTTTGGCATGACCGCCCTCGGCTGGATGCCCCCTGTCTGCCGCGTCATGGAGCGCTGCGGACGCCTCCCCGCCGCCGCGCGTCCCATCGAGGCGTTCGGCCTGAAATTTCCCAACGCCGTCGGTCTCGCCGCCGGCTTCGACAAACACGCCACGGCCTGGCCCGCCGCCGCCGCGCTCGGTTTCGGCCACATCGAAATCGGCACCATCACCGCCCTCGCCCAGCCCGGCAATCCCAAGCCCCGCGCCTTCCGCTACCCGAGCGAGGAGGCGGTCATCAACCGCATGGGCTTTAACAACGAAGGCGCCGAAACCGTCGCCAAGCGCCTCGCAAAAATGCCCAAGCGAGGCAAACGCCGCATCCCTCTCGGCATCAACATCGGCAAATCAAAAGTCACCCCGCTCGAAAAAGCCGTCGAGGATTACCTCACCAGCTTTTCGCTCCTCGCCGACCACGCCGACTATCTCGTGCTCAACGTCAGCAGCCCGAACACCCCCGACCTCCGCAAGCTCCAGGATGAGCAGCGCCTCTCCGAGCTCCTCGCCGCGCTCGACGCCGCCAACCGCGACCGCGCCTCGCAAAAAGACGCGGCGGGCAACGCCAAAACACGAGTGCCCCTGCTCCTGAAAATCGCCCCCGATCTCACCTACCCGCAAATCGACGCCGTCCTCGAGCAGCTCGAGGCAAACCACTTCGACGGCATCATCGCCACCAACACCACCCTCGCCCGCCCCGGCTATTTTGAAAACATCGACCAAACCGGCGGACTCAGCGGCAAGCCCCTGACAAAAAAATCGACCGAAATCATTCGCTACATTTCTCGCGCAACAAACGGCAGGCTGCCGATCATCGGCGTGGGCGGAATCCACACCTCCGGGGACGCGGGCGAAAAACTCGATGCCGGCGCGACCCTCGTGCAAATCTACACCGGCATGATCTATCGCGGCCCCTTCTTCGCCCGCGAACTCGCCCGCGAACTCAGCGCCCGCCAGCTCCGCCCCACCCGCGGGTATTGA
- a CDS encoding polysaccharide biosynthesis/export family protein gives MLNTLRQLLLSLIALAMVFALAGCKTPKGADGQRHNPVLPDAENVAVLRPGDNLVVTLQGIPDPSSNQLQIDDQGLISLPYIGAITASGETAAVLAQRIRENYLDKKIYNAVDVSVTATERYVYVGGEVARPGRVVWAPDLTVTKAVQAAGGFAIYAKQTRVSLARAGKSYAIDAELAERNPAEDPRMLPGDSLHVPKSAF, from the coding sequence ATGTTAAACACACTCCGGCAACTCCTCCTTTCCCTGATCGCCCTCGCGATGGTTTTCGCGCTTGCCGGTTGCAAGACACCCAAGGGCGCCGACGGGCAGCGGCACAATCCCGTCCTGCCCGACGCCGAAAACGTCGCGGTGCTCCGCCCCGGCGACAACCTCGTGGTCACGCTTCAGGGCATTCCCGACCCGAGCAGCAACCAGCTCCAGATCGACGACCAGGGGTTGATTTCGCTGCCGTATATCGGCGCGATCACCGCCTCGGGCGAAACGGCGGCGGTGCTTGCGCAAAGAATCCGCGAGAATTACCTCGATAAAAAAATCTACAACGCGGTCGATGTCTCGGTGACTGCGACCGAGCGTTACGTGTATGTCGGCGGCGAAGTGGCGCGGCCCGGCCGCGTGGTCTGGGCGCCCGACTTGACGGTGACGAAGGCGGTTCAGGCCGCGGGCGGCTTTGCGATTTACGCGAAACAAACCCGCGTCTCGCTCGCCCGCGCCGGCAAGTCCTACGCAATCGACGCGGAGCTCGCCGAGCGAAATCCCGCCGAGGATCCGCGGATGCTGCCCGGCGATTCGTTGCACGTGCCCAAGTCGGCGTTCTAA
- a CDS encoding bile acid:sodium symporter family protein — MKPGFLRTFALLAAIIAGALCPWARALAFLIPWLIVGMLFVVFLGTKFSRESFQRSHFWLVLANVLMGGVGFAIGWAAGGRDIAVAGFFAGIGPTATAAAVITGFLDGRVDYVVTTFMLTNPIISALMPFLMPLALGHATPAASLDIALSVLLLVFLPLLVAVILRRVYPAVTTWPGRAKNASFFAWVLALFLIMAKTSHFLRYEMSDAPGVLLLKIAAVSLVVCAMSFAIGRLIGGRTFAREASQALGQKNNNFTIYLAMTYANPLIALGPTFYVIWHNLWNSWQLHRHGRKK; from the coding sequence GTGAAACCGGGATTTCTCAGAACATTCGCCTTGCTGGCCGCCATCATCGCGGGGGCGCTTTGCCCGTGGGCGCGGGCGCTCGCGTTTCTCATTCCGTGGCTGATCGTGGGAATGTTGTTTGTCGTTTTTCTCGGCACGAAGTTTTCGCGGGAATCGTTTCAGCGTTCGCACTTCTGGCTGGTGCTGGCCAATGTGTTGATGGGCGGGGTCGGGTTTGCGATCGGCTGGGCGGCCGGAGGGCGCGACATCGCAGTCGCGGGTTTCTTCGCGGGAATCGGCCCCACGGCGACCGCGGCGGCGGTGATCACGGGATTTCTCGACGGGCGCGTCGATTATGTGGTCACGACGTTCATGCTCACGAACCCAATCATCTCCGCGCTCATGCCGTTTTTAATGCCGCTCGCGCTCGGCCACGCGACACCCGCGGCGTCGCTCGACATTGCATTGAGTGTGTTGCTGCTGGTTTTCCTGCCGCTTTTGGTGGCGGTGATTTTGCGGCGTGTTTATCCGGCGGTAACGACATGGCCGGGCCGCGCAAAAAACGCGTCGTTCTTCGCGTGGGTGCTCGCGTTGTTCCTGATCATGGCGAAGACGAGCCATTTTTTACGTTACGAAATGAGCGACGCGCCGGGTGTGCTGCTGCTGAAAATCGCCGCGGTTTCACTGGTCGTGTGCGCGATGAGTTTCGCAATCGGAAGATTGATCGGCGGACGCACATTTGCGCGGGAGGCGAGCCAGGCGCTCGGCCAGAAAAACAACAACTTCACAATCTACCTGGCCATGACCTACGCGAATCCGCTGATCGCGCTCGGGCCGACTTTTTATGTGATCTGGCACAACCTCTGGAACTCGTGGCAGCTGCACCGGCACGGAAGGAAAAAATAG
- a CDS encoding threonine/serine exporter family protein: protein MSNAAIISLLVELLQDMALAAVPAAGFAMVFNVPVRVLKYCAMFGALAHGMRFLMMRAGMPIEWGTLIAATAVSFAGVWLAQRLRAHPKVFTVAAMIPMIPGVPFFTTIIALHHLGTRGFEAELFSMALTNGLRTFFIIGAIAIGLAMPGLLLYRRRPVV, encoded by the coding sequence ATGAGCAACGCCGCGATTATTTCCCTGCTGGTGGAATTGCTTCAGGACATGGCGCTGGCAGCGGTGCCGGCGGCGGGTTTTGCGATGGTGTTCAACGTGCCGGTGCGCGTGCTGAAGTATTGCGCAATGTTCGGCGCGCTGGCGCACGGAATGCGTTTTCTGATGATGCGCGCGGGCATGCCCATCGAATGGGGCACATTGATCGCGGCGACGGCGGTGAGCTTCGCGGGCGTGTGGCTCGCGCAACGGCTGCGCGCGCACCCGAAGGTGTTCACCGTGGCGGCAATGATCCCGATGATTCCGGGCGTGCCGTTTTTCACGACAATCATCGCGCTGCACCATCTCGGCACGCGCGGGTTCGAGGCGGAACTTTTCTCGATGGCGCTGACAAACGGGCTGCGAACATTTTTTATCATCGGCGCAATCGCCATCGGCCTGGCAATGCCGGGCCTGCTGCTCTACCGGCGGCGTCCGGTGGTGTGA
- a CDS encoding threonine/serine exporter family protein yields MSEKTPESNTSHRAPLTLQEHRAATDLCLQTGILLMQHGVESAFVESITRRTGFALELDRVDVAIMANAITVTSYAGPHSMTRVRRNEDRGINMHVAMEVQRAALAFEAGEIDRAKFEKCVRSVKTFRYPRWLVVLAIGLSCACFARLAGADWIGCGFAFVASAAAMVTRQVFAHFHFNPIVGFFAAAFVATSICAQALLMSIGTTPRLAMAASVLLLVPGFPLINGVSDMVKGYVNTGISRIALAMLMALATCAGIVLAMSAWDTWGWVS; encoded by the coding sequence ATGAGTGAAAAGACACCGGAATCCAACACCTCGCACCGCGCGCCGCTGACGCTGCAGGAGCATCGCGCGGCGACCGACTTGTGCCTGCAAACCGGCATCCTGCTCATGCAGCACGGCGTGGAAAGCGCCTTTGTGGAATCGATCACGCGGCGCACGGGTTTCGCGCTCGAACTCGACCGCGTCGATGTCGCGATCATGGCAAACGCAATCACCGTGACGAGCTACGCGGGGCCGCACAGCATGACGCGCGTGCGGCGCAACGAGGACCGCGGCATCAACATGCACGTGGCAATGGAGGTGCAGCGCGCCGCGCTCGCGTTCGAGGCGGGTGAAATCGACCGCGCCAAATTTGAAAAATGCGTGCGCTCGGTAAAGACGTTTCGCTATCCGCGCTGGCTCGTGGTGCTCGCGATCGGGTTGTCGTGCGCGTGCTTCGCGCGGCTGGCGGGAGCGGACTGGATCGGATGCGGATTTGCGTTTGTCGCAAGCGCCGCGGCGATGGTGACGCGTCAGGTTTTCGCGCATTTTCATTTCAACCCGATTGTCGGATTTTTCGCGGCGGCATTTGTCGCCACGTCGATTTGCGCGCAAGCGTTGTTGATGTCAATCGGCACGACCCCGCGGCTGGCGATGGCGGCGAGCGTGTTGCTGCTGGTGCCGGGGTTTCCATTGATCAACGGTGTTTCGGACATGGTGAAGGGTTACGTGAACACGGGCATCTCGCGCATCGCGCTCGCGATGTTGATGGCGCTCGCCACGTGCGCCGGGATCGTGCTGGCAATGTCGGCGTGGGACACATGGGGGTGGGTGTCATGA
- a CDS encoding creatininase family protein, with protein MGTSWLANAHHENFWPHHSWPEFAALSDDARARTSVVLPVHGFADHGLGLPLDAEEVVGSEILKRAAMGCDSLLVLPPLRFALAPYQRSTFFGVDADTAYDHMREIVKSVKSAGFAKIIFFNTSPWNEELAATVALDTHVEWGMETRVVNVSKLGMSFHPGAPIPARANAQAAAMHLLGLSAAGVRANLERAGRGDVRDADFRPGNFQQPELLAPDESLDGETILAAVAAHFSQALGARASRPPKPPKQAGGTPALPGKGWHSRDYLPHFDQPGLVQSITFRLHDSVPAKVVEQWRIELDCGDDGTVVPSDDPRSVELRKRIAEYEDAGHGACHLRDASIAELVENALLHFDGERYALLEWCVMPNHVHVLIATREGHTVSDIVHSWKSFVAKKANAILGDQGAFWMPDYHDRYVRDEGHLAGIREYIRNNPVKAGLAKTAQEWKFGSAGHPGSAGVPPAQTSGRDARAPRNYLPAFTPAEIDSLPDKHNALVIIPAGAIEQHGPHLPVGVDAILGQALLAGTLPKLSAEAARRVFVAPPVTFGKSNEHDGFPGTITISARTLRRVLYEVAAELCSMGFGRIAILNTHGGNSPVIVYTLREIQSTLGMRAGMLKAPLSLELSDHEARNGIHAGEWETALMLACAPELVRMDKAVRECPARPLDSVAWMTRDVSQSGVMGDATAATAEKGRAWMDAASKALAAQISRLL; from the coding sequence ATGGGCACCTCCTGGCTCGCGAACGCGCATCATGAAAACTTCTGGCCTCATCACTCGTGGCCGGAGTTTGCCGCGCTTTCGGACGACGCCAGGGCGCGCACGAGCGTTGTGCTGCCCGTGCACGGGTTTGCCGATCATGGACTCGGCCTGCCGCTCGATGCCGAGGAAGTTGTCGGGAGCGAGATTTTGAAACGCGCCGCGATGGGATGCGATTCGCTGCTCGTGCTGCCACCGCTGCGTTTTGCGCTCGCACCGTATCAGCGCTCTACATTTTTCGGAGTGGATGCGGACACCGCTTATGACCACATGCGCGAGATCGTGAAATCGGTGAAGTCCGCGGGCTTCGCCAAAATTATTTTCTTCAACACAAGCCCCTGGAACGAGGAACTCGCCGCCACGGTCGCGCTCGACACGCATGTCGAGTGGGGAATGGAAACCCGCGTCGTCAATGTTTCCAAACTCGGGATGAGTTTTCATCCCGGCGCGCCAATCCCGGCGCGCGCGAACGCGCAGGCCGCCGCGATGCACTTGCTGGGTTTGTCAGCCGCCGGGGTGCGTGCGAATCTCGAACGCGCCGGCAGGGGCGATGTGCGCGACGCGGATTTTCGCCCGGGAAATTTTCAGCAACCCGAACTGCTCGCGCCCGACGAATCGCTGGACGGCGAAACGATTTTGGCTGCGGTGGCGGCGCATTTTTCGCAAGCCCTGGGAGCGCGGGCGTCCCGCCCGCCCAAACCGCCCAAACAAGCGGGCGGGACGCCCGCGCTCCCGGGAAAGGGCTGGCATTCTCGCGATTACCTGCCCCATTTCGACCAGCCTGGCCTCGTCCAGTCCATTACCTTCCGCTTGCACGACAGTGTTCCGGCAAAGGTTGTTGAACAATGGCGGATCGAGCTTGATTGCGGCGACGATGGAACGGTCGTTCCGTCCGACGATCCACGCTCCGTTGAGCTGCGCAAACGCATTGCCGAGTATGAGGACGCCGGCCACGGGGCATGCCACTTGCGCGATGCCAGCATTGCCGAGCTCGTCGAAAACGCCCTTCTGCATTTCGACGGCGAACGCTACGCGCTTCTCGAATGGTGCGTCATGCCCAATCACGTGCATGTGCTCATCGCCACGCGCGAGGGGCACACCGTGTCCGACATCGTGCATTCATGGAAATCTTTCGTTGCCAAAAAGGCCAACGCGATTCTTGGAGACCAAGGAGCCTTTTGGATGCCCGACTATCACGACCGCTACGTCCGTGATGAGGGACATCTCGCCGGAATTCGGGAGTATATTCGCAACAACCCCGTGAAAGCCGGCCTGGCGAAAACCGCGCAAGAGTGGAAGTTTGGCAGCGCAGGGCATCCTGGGAGCGCGGGCGTCCCGCCCGCCCAAACAAGCGGGCGGGACGCCCGCGCTCCCAGGAATTACCTTCCCGCGTTCACACCCGCTGAAATCGACTCGCTGCCGGACAAGCACAACGCGCTCGTAATCATTCCCGCGGGCGCAATCGAGCAGCACGGGCCGCATCTGCCGGTCGGTGTGGACGCGATTCTCGGGCAGGCGTTGCTTGCTGGCACGCTGCCGAAACTTTCCGCCGAAGCCGCGCGGCGCGTGTTTGTCGCGCCGCCGGTTACGTTTGGAAAAAGCAACGAGCACGACGGCTTTCCGGGCACGATCACGATCTCGGCGAGGACGCTGCGCCGTGTGCTTTACGAAGTGGCGGCGGAGTTGTGCTCGATGGGTTTTGGTCGTATCGCAATTTTGAATACGCACGGCGGCAACAGCCCCGTGATTGTTTATACGCTGCGCGAAATTCAATCCACGCTCGGCATGCGCGCCGGAATGCTAAAGGCGCCTCTCTCGCTTGAACTCTCCGATCACGAGGCGAGAAACGGCATCCACGCCGGCGAATGGGAAACCGCCCTCATGCTCGCGTGCGCGCCGGAGCTCGTGCGCATGGACAAGGCCGTGCGTGAATGCCCCGCGCGCCCGCTCGATTCGGTTGCGTGGATGACGCGCGACGTTTCCCAAAGCGGCGTGATGGGCGACGCGACCGCCGCGACCGCGGAAAAAGGCAGGGCGTGGATGGACGCCGCAAGCAAAGCGCTCGCGGCGCAAATTTCACGGTTGCTGTAG